ACCTTCCTTCTTAACATCATCGCTCCAGAGCGCCCTGAAGCTCTGAACAAGCCGGCGTGGCGGATCGACTTCCAGATTCTCGCCCTCCAGGATCTTCGTAGAAGGGGCGACTGTTCCCCATCCGGCCTCGCCTTTATAGGACGACCCGGGCTTCCAGTCTGATTGGACGACGACACCAAAAGTGTATTTCCGCCTCATCTCGGGATCGGTGATTGCCTGCCACAGGCGTTCCGGGGTTGTTTTGATATAAATCTCGAACACTTTCTCCATTGTTTCCTCCAATTTTTGCTTGAGCCCGGTGAGTGTCGCTGCCCACGGCTCCGTATATTTGTCGATCCATCGGTCATGGATCAGCCGAATCGGGACTGGATTCAGGAAGTGCAGCTTCTTGCGACCCGACCGGCGAGTTACTACGAGGCCAGCGTCCTCGAGCACTCGTAAATGTTTCATAACGCCGAAGCGCGTCATTTCCAACCCCCTCTCGAGCTCACTCAACGTGCGACCGTCACGTGAGAAGAGCAGGTCAAGCAAGAAACGTCGCGTCGGATCAGCCAACGCTTTGAATACTTTGTCGTCATTGGCCATGCACTTATAATATGTGACTATATGGTCACATGTCAAGTGTCCGCGTAGAATCGCTATCCTTATATATATGGTGGAGACGATTCAGGAATTCGCAAACTCCTTTCCACCGTTTGCAGCGCTATCTTCGCGGGCGCCGCAATCTATATCAATCTCGTTGAGCATCCGGCCAGAATGGAGTGCGGCACAGAGTTCGCAGTAAGGGAATTTGGACCCAGCTACCGTAGGGCAACTACAATGCAAGCCTCACTGGCAGTGATTGGTTTTGTGTGTTCCATCGTCGCATGGCTGACTGGCGCAAAATTCTGGTGGGCGATCGGAGGCACTTTGTTAGGATTGGTGATTCCTGTCACGCTGATTTTGATTTTTCCGGTCAACAAACAACTCCTGGCGCCGGGCCTCGATAGTGATCCAGCGCGCGCACAACAATTGTTATCACGGTGGAACGGACTTCATGCTATTCGCTCGGTTCTGAGCGTAATTGCTTTGATCATTTTTTTGTTCAGCTAGTGGTTCCGGGTTATTGAGTACACTTCCCATTGTTGATCAGAAATTTTAGGATTGCACTTTTTTGAACCAAAATAATCGAAATGCCGATGCAATCAGCATTTTACGTATTTGCTAAATAGTTGAAATCAGCACTTATCAACAGAGTCTGTGCAAAACTTTCATCTTGTGCATATAAAATCTTGATTGCTTCGTTTCAGACATGTAAAATCGTGAGGAACCATTGCCCGCAAAACAATTCAAGATGCCGAAATCCGTTCTTCTACCACAATGCGATGCAAGTCTTCTCAGGCGGCAGATTCATATTCTGCAGAAACTCAGGGATGATTTTTTGAACGAATCCGATTCTGAAATTGCT
The DNA window shown above is from bacterium and carries:
- a CDS encoding metalloregulator ArsR/SmtB family transcription factor; translation: MANDDKVFKALADPTRRFLLDLLFSRDGRTLSELERGLEMTRFGVMKHLRVLEDAGLVVTRRSGRKKLHFLNPVPIRLIHDRWIDKYTEPWAATLTGLKQKLEETMEKVFEIYIKTTPERLWQAITDPEMRRKYTFGVVVQSDWKPGSSYKGEAGWGTVAPSTKILEGENLEVDPPRRLVQSFRALWSDDVKKEGTSRVTWEIEQIADSCRLTVIHDQLREGANSELYGGWPMVLSGLKTLLETGELLTTPGSLRYVQTPASKS
- a CDS encoding DUF1772 domain-containing protein, whose protein sequence is MECGTEFAVREFGPSYRRATTMQASLAVIGFVCSIVAWLTGAKFWWAIGGTLLGLVIPVTLILIFPVNKQLLAPGLDSDPARAQQLLSRWNGLHAIRSVLSVIALIIFLFS